The DNA window aaaaacaagctccttaagtatgactctcaatcagaaacaacgatgtacagctgttcctgattgagatcCACACcaggcaaacaaagaaatacacaacatagacaacctagaacacaaaacaagaacataaaccaaaaaccctggaacacataaatacaacacccctctaagtacacacacacacaccccgaaccatataaaacaaatacctctCTACCCAAATacctagcccaaaccacatgaaacaaacaccccctgccacgtcctgaccaaactaaaataacaaataaccccttatactggtcaggacgtgacaataagagacttgcttgggccaagaaacacgagcaatggacattagaccggtggaaatctgtcctttggtctgatgagaccaaatttgagatttttggttccaaccagtgtgtctttgtgagacgcagagtaggtgaacggatgatgtgcgcatgtgtggttcccaccgtgaagcatggcggaggaggtgtgatggtgtgggagtgcttggctggtgacactgtcagtgattttatttagaaatcaaggcacatttaaccagcatggctaccacagcattctgcagcgatacgccatcccatctggtttgcgcttagtgggactatcatttgtttttcaacaggacaatgacccaacataccgccaggctgtgtaagggctatttgaccaaaaaggagagtgatagagtgctgcatcagatgacctccacaatcacccgacctcaatccaattgagattgtttgggatgtgcaaaaggaaaagcagccatcaagtgctcagcacatgtgggaactctttcaagactgttggaaaagaataccaggtgaagctggttgagagaatgccaagagtgtgcaaagctgtcatcaaggcaaagggtggctacgttgaaaaatctcaaatctaaaatatattttgatttgtttaacacttttttagttactgtatgattccagatgtgttatttcatagttttgatgtcttaactataaTTCTACAAATCAAActtgatttgtcacatgtgccgaaaacAACAGGTTACCATggaatacttacttacaagcccttaaccaacagtgcagttcaagaagagttaagaaaatatttaccaaataaactaaagtaaaaaaaatataaaaaagtaacacaataaaataacaataacatggctatatacaggggtaccggtaccgagtcagtatgtgggggtacaggttagttgaggtaatttgtgcatgtaggtaggggtgaaataactatgcatagatattaaacagcgagtagcagcagtgtacaaaacaaatggagggagtAGTCCGGGTGGCCGTGtggttaattgttcagcagtcttatggcttgggcgtcgaagctgttaaggagccttttggtcctagacttgggtCTCCGGTTGCCGTGCGGgaacagagaaaacagtctgacttgggtgactggagtctctgacaattttatgggctttcctctgacaccacctattatatacagtgagggaaaaaagtatttgatcccctgctgattttgtacgtctgcccactgacaaagaaattatcaggctataattttaatggtaggtttatttgaacagtgagagagagaataacaacaaaaaaatccagaaaaacgcatgtcaaaaatgttataaaatgatttacattttaatgagggaaataagtatttgacccctctgcaaaacatgacttagtatttggtggcaaaacctttgttggcaatcacagaggtcagacgtttcttgtcgttggccaccagatttgcacacatctcaggagggattttgtcccactcctctttgcagatcttctccaagtcattaaggtttcgaggctgacgtttggcaactcgaaccttcagctccctccacagattttctatgggattaaggtctggagactgcctaggccactccaggccttaatgtgcttcttcttgagccactcctttgttgccttggccgtgtgttttgggtcattgtcatgctggaatacccatccacgacccattttcaatgccctggctgagggaaggaggttctcacccaagatctgacggtacatggccccgtccatcgtccctttgatgcggtgaagttgtcctgtccccttagcagaaaaacacccccaaagcataatgtttccacctccatgtttgacggtggggatggtgttcttggggtcataggcagcattcctcctcctccaaacacggcgagttgagttgatgccaaagagctccattttggcctcatctgaccacaacactttcacccagttgtcctcggAATCattgatgttcattggcaaacttcagacgggcatgtatatgtgctttcttgagcagggggggaccttgcgggcgctgcaagatttcagtccttcacggcgtagtgtattaccaattgttttcttggtgactatggtcccagctgccttgagatcattgacaagatcctcccgtgtagttctgggctgattcctcactgctctcatgatcattgcaactccacgaggtgagatcttgcatggagccccaggccgagggagattgatagttattttgtgtttcttccatttgcacataatcgcaccaactgttgtcaccttctcaccaagctgcttggcgacggtcttgtagcccattccagccttgtgtaggtctacaatcctgtccctgacatccttggagagctctttggtcttggccatggtggagagtttggaatctgattgattgattgcttctgtggacaagtgtcttttatacaggtaacaagctgagattaggagcactccctttaagagtgtgctcctaatctcagctcgttacctgtataaaagacacctgggagccagaaatctttctgattgagagggggtcaaatgcttatttccctcattaaaatgcaaatcaatttctaacatttttgacatgcgtttttatggatttttttgttattctgtctctcactgttcaaataaacctaccattaacattatagactgatcatttctttgtcagtgggcaaacgtacaaaatcagcaggggatcaaatacttttttccctcactgtaggagcCGGTGTAgccagagctggtgtagtagaattcaatcttaatcctgtattgacgctttgcttgtttgatggctcGTCTGAGGGCATtgctggatttcttataagcgtccagattagtgtcccactccttgaaagcggcagctctagcctttagctcagtgcggatgttgcctgaaaTCCATggctgtggggacgacgtcattgatgcacttattgatgaagccgatgactgaggtggtgtagtcctcaatgccattgaatgaatcccggaacatattccagtttgtgctagcaaaacagacctgtagcgtagcatctgcgtcatctgtcCACTTCCGTGTTGAgaaagtcactggtacttcctgctttcgtttttgcttgtaagcaggaatcaggaggatataattatggtcagattttctaaatgcagggcgggggagagctttgtatgcatctctgtgtgtggaataaaggtggtctagatttttttcccctctggttacTCATGTGACATGCTGTTAAAAATTTGGTGAAACTGATTTGTTTTCCTgctttaaagtccccggccactaggagcgccgcttctggataggcattttcctgtttgcttatggccttatagagttggttgagtgcggtcttagtgccagcatcggtctgtggtggtaaatagacggctacgaataatataaactcagcaaaaaaataaacgtcctctcactgtcaactgcgtttattttcagcaaacttaacatgtgtaaatctttgtatgaatataacaggattcaacaactgagacaaactgaacaagttccacagacatgtgactaacagaaatggaacaatgtgtccctgaacaaagggggggtcaaaatcaaaagtaacagtcagtttctggtgtggccaccagctgcattaaatactgcagtgcatctcctcctcgtggactgcaccagatttgccagttcttgctgtgagatgttaccccaccaaggcacctgcaagttcccggacatttctggtgggaatggccctagccctcaccctccgacccAACccgtcccagacgtgctcaatgggattgagatccgggctcttcgctggccatggcagaacactgacattcctgacttgcaggaaatcacgcacagaccGAGCAGTATGGCCAGTGGCATTGTCATTGTCATATGAGTTATTACAAATTAACTACAATATTTGTTAGTGTAATTACACATTTATTACACTGTAATACAGACCCCTTAAAATGAAGTCTTAGTCAAATAAATTATAATGAACtttacagggtggtgaaagttcAAGGTGATACGCTTGATGCTCCTACAGAAataatatcgagggtcttattttggtggcatgatgatcaatgcttggctgtcatttgacaaataaaacatatctcactcttttgtccataataattgGCTATTTAGTGCACACGCCAATACTAGAGTGGGCACATCTgctaaaacacttttttttttcttcacaaaaccatcagtagggATGAAAATACTCTACGGAaccccatttaacttgtattttttatttgggaATGGGAATTTAACCACAAAAGTTATTTTATGTGCACTAGGTCATCACCcacagccttttatccacaacatgttaatttgatggaaacatctctggtgggaaaatgcgcatactATTTTtataccaatttttttttttttttttttttttttttttttttttttatatttgcatgaacatctgtcgccaattggacgGAAACCTAACTtctatcaacaatggactaatgaaataaataccaaaagatagttttggggtggagtttttctttaataaagaaaatgcTGAACTGaagatatttacattttagtcatttagcagacgctcttatccagagcgacttacagtagtgaatgcatacatttcatttcatgcatttaaaaaaataataataattgtactggccccccgtgggaatcgaacccacaaacctggcgttgcacacaccatgctggcgttgatATCTGACATGTTTTCTGTTAGGCTCAGTTGTAGATGTGGCTTGTCACATTATAGCATAAAACGCATAAAGCATAAACATATTGTTGATAACAAGCAGTCTGTAAACATCAGCAGTAAGCTACTGTAATACATTTACCAATACAGTTTATCCTCACTTCTTGTTATAAATGTATGTAAAGATACTTTTGTGTTCATAGCAAAATTCAATACTTTTTTTAATTTCACACTGATACTGTAtcacaggggcgcaactttggttttagaagtgggagggacataaagtattttttattttatccagtcggataaacacttcAAACAGACTACCCGACTGCTCGGCGGCGTCCACAGTCCTAACGCACACCATTGcctgttttgtatcacattccaatgataaaagtgggggggacaaaaatgaaATTTCAGAATAACTTTTTCTCACATATTCTTCTGTGAGACCAACCACAATTGACATCAAACCAACTCTTGCCATTATCAGTACCAGCTTTTTCTCCCATTCTAGCACAGTCCTCACCGTCTGGATTTTTTCCCACCTTGTTGTCTCCTTGCCAGTCATCAGGCTCTTTCTTGCCATTTTTGGCAACAAACCAGAAGCTACAGAGGAATTACATTATAATTAATTCAGCCATCCATGTCCACATATTAACTGCATTGTTTGGGAATCCTCATCACTTCACCTGTATTTTTGTGTGTTGTCAATTATGAGAACACATCACAATACTCTAATACTGTAGAAGCAATACTGAATGATCATACTTTCGTAAATGTATTACTATTCAAAATAACTTCTGACCTGTATTTTGAATCTAGAGGTGTGTCGTCCACCCATAACCACTTTCCCTCTTCTTTTTGGTCTGTCAGTCCGATCCAGAACTTGTCTTCACCATTACTCATTATTGCACCAACTTTCTTATCTAAGAATTTCTTCACCAGGAACATTGATTGACAAATTATATTAGAGTGCTACAATGGGTTAAATGGACAGTCACCCAAATGTTGTCTTACAGTGATAGatagcagtctatggacaagacGAGTACATCCAAGAACAGTAATCCACGCTTTTGTGGAACCTAAAGCTCAATgactaaaacattttttattttattggtttTGGTTATGAAATGCTAAAATGAGCGGTTGGTGacaaaagggaaagggggatacctagtcagttgtacaactgaaatgtgtcttccgcatttaacccaacccctctgaatcagtgaggtgcggggggctgccttaatcgtcATCCACGTCGTCGCCGCCCGgctaacagtgggttaactgccttgctcaggggcagaatgacagatgtttaccttgtcagctcagggattcgatccagcaacctttcggttactggcccaacgctgtaaccactaAAAGCGAGGTATACAAAACAAAAGCGTGCTTTGCAGTctctccttgtccatagactaATTTCAGTTTAGCCTAATAAAGCAACAAATACAAAATGATGTAATTGATTGAATTATCCTTTTAAACACAGTCAAACATGGTGTAATTTAATTTTTGTAGATTGCATGTTTAATTGCAtgtgctttatatatatatatatatatatatatatatatatatatatatatatataaaaaaaaatttttttttttctccattagaCTGTCATGGTACTGAGCCCTCATAATAAAATGTAAAGCACTTTTAAATCTTATAAACCCATTGGCTCAATCTGTAATTTGTGGATACAAAATCTATTGCCGACCACAGCCTTAATTAATGAAAGATAATATGGAAGGACAGATGCAATGTATTATTTAATTCCCATTCAATAGTTCTGATAACTACCTGCTCATCCTGGCTGTCTATGATGACCAGCTGTCCTCCCATGGAGACACATTTATCGCGACTCTCAACCCAGGTCAGAGTATCATTGGAAAAATAATAGCAGTTTTTCCCCTGACACATCCAATCATGAGCACATAATGGACGCTTATCCTCTGTGGAGGAAGGGAACAGAAATAACCTGGTGATAAATACGTCTTTGTCTATAGTCCCTTATCAAAATCAAGTATTTGTAACATACTATATGAAtagtttaaaaaaattttttatcTTACTGATTGTTTAAGATCCATACTGACATGAAAACACGACttaatatgcatatacttagcCTCAGCCTAAGTGGGATAAGAAAAAAGCAGAAATAGACTGAAACCTAGGCAATAAAATGAGGTTTGAAGTGActtccattttctttttttaccaTGGAATTTCTTATACTAATTCCAATTCCTTAATGGAGTTCATTCTATAATATAAAACATAGACCTATGTAACAAAGCACTTTTTGGAATGACTGAATCTTGTGCCACTATTTATTTGGACATTCTCGCATAGTACCTGTGATTGTACAGCAAGTTCTCTGCTCAATCAATTCTTGATTATGTTTCAAAACTGTTGAGGAAAAAAGAAAAAACCTAGTCACATTTTGTACTCAGACTTCCCCTTCTGTCTTCTGGTTAAATCAGATGTAACTTTTTTGCATCGTGACATCAATCATTTCCTCATAACTGAGAGGGTAAAGACTCTAGACTCCACTATGGGTCTACTCTATAGTACTTACAGAGAACCCCAAGTCCAATGACAGCACCCATCAGAAGAACACAGAGAGTCACCAGAACAACTCTGACAGGGTCACATCCACTTGgtttgacctttgacccctcCTGAGAATCTGGGTCACCAgctgaggggacagagagagaataggaaTACTACTTAGTTTTATTGTATGTTAGACATGAAATCATCAAAACATGAAGAAAATGTATAATTCGTGGAACAAGGAACATGGTTTTTGAGGCTATGGAGACAAGGATGATGAACTTTTTTTCTCAACCATATGTGGTTGAGAAATGTTCCGTTTCCTGAAAGAAAACGTCCTCATTGTTTTGCCTTGCTTGCAATTCTCACTGACTTCATCTGACCCACACAACCACGCACACATTCACCGCACCCACACGTAACCACACACGCAGGcactcacccacccacacacacacacttaccattAGGGTTGATAGATGGCTGGTTGCGTCCGGTTCTGGAAATTGAGATTTCAGTGTGTGTGGTATCATTCGCTGTGGATGCTGTTGCTGAAATGTAACCATGAAAGTGTGATAATAAGACAAAACTCCTCTCATCACATTGGCTGTTCAAGAACAAGCATTTTTGACACTCAATTTGTTAATGTAAAAGAATCGGCACAGATCACCGATAAAGCATGAGGCCTGCTTAAAAATGTTTATTACAACCGGCTAAAAATAGGTTTGTTGAAAACCCTTTTAATATACCTACAAAGTACTAATTGAAATCCCTAAAATCTCTTTGTGATgtaacccactgggcaaaaacgggttgaatcaatgtttccacgtcatttcaaccaaaaaagtCAGTGTGATGACAATAAATGAACGTGGAAAACCGATtgaatttgcaaaaagtcatcaacgtgagggcattttgtcttttttttttttaacccaacttttaacctaaatccaatgacatggttagttgacaactaaaccaaatgtaaatcaaaactagacgttgaactgtcATCTGTGCCCAGTGCGAAGTCATTTTTGTCTTAGTGAACATGTTTTGAAATAGGTGGACAGTACGCGTTGTCAAAAAAAGTCAATACAGTATTAATATCATTTCAGAATAATCTGGAAATTGAGAATGTGGTACTCGTCTCTGAGAGGTGGGGCTGAATGGccatgagatcaaaatgatagctttaaccatgttttgaggctatacagtgtttgtttacaattacattgtgaACAAACAACATTGTACAACAAGCTTacatttggggttctgatgggataatacagttgaactaagctcatgaggcatttctaagtaatattcttcaagaatcaatgtctTTATATCATTAATATAAAAGTCTTAAAATGTATTTACAATCGCAGATTGCCTCTTTAACATTAGATAGATATTTATGCAGGTAGAAGCTTTTTGTTGAACATTCTTCACATCCTGAGCATACAGCatgtctataaaaaaaaaaaaatgtaatgacataTTTTAGTTTAGAACATACCATCTTTTCCTTCAGTTCTTTGTTGCTTTTTGAACTTTACATCAGCGTAGACTATTCCTTCAGACATAATTAGCTATTGCAATTGTCTGTCTTTCAGTGGGTCGAGGTGGTTACTGATCCTAAACCCTGCTACCAGACACAACCCAAACTAGACATGTCTTCTATATGATGGGAACTGAGGGAAGGAATATGTTAAAAACAGCAGCAAAAAAGTTCCGCGATGACACTTCTCTTTTCACTGTTTCGGGCATTCATTCAACTAACAAACTAATATGTTAGCTATCATTATTAATTAATAAATGGTAGGCCTACTCCTATCATTGGTCATCAATTACATCCACACAGTTAAATCTCTCATTGACATGTAGCTGAACTACATGAGACATGAGACTTTGGAATCTCATTAGTTTGATTAATACTATGTTTCTCTTGTTTGATTCTAAAGCTCTTAGTTAAGATAACTACTGTGGTTTTATTAGAAGTCTGTTGGTTTTCATGTTAgttacgtttacattttagtcatttagcagacgctcttatccagagcgacttacagtagtgaatgcatacattttttattttttattttgtgctggccccccgtgggaatcgaacccacaaccctggtgttgcaaacaccatgctctaccaactgagctacagggaaggctgttggAAAATTATTATTTGAACAACCTTTAAGGGTTTGTCTACAAAGACAGATGTgccattttatattttattacaGCGTTAAAAGTATCTACATTAATGCTTGCTCATTAGAGCCAAAATAAGAATATCAAGTTTGGTGCAAACATTTCCTCAAGTCATCTTTGTGTtttagaataacaatagaattACAATACTGTTGTGTGACAAATGCAAACAAGATTGATATGGTACCAGTACATCGATGGCACGTGATGAAAATACACTGTGTGGACATTATGACAACTCTGTCTTTCCATCTAATCCGTCATTCCATCTTTACCATCTAATCAGCCCTGTCTTAATTGGATATGAATTTGATAATGTAATGACTGATCTCCCAGTGTAGTGTGCATAAACAGTGTTCGTGTTAtcagggatccttgggacatccctaccctaaactctaaccttaacccctaccctaaccttaacccttacttaACCCTAAGCCTTAACATAACCATTTAAATGTCATTTTTAATGGGGTGACATCAGAGTTGGGACGTTCCAATGAACCCGTTTAGACTTCTAAACTGTAGATAGGGCATTGAACACGATTGAATCATTTCCACAGCTAATAGTTTCCTACCATTTGACTACTCATTCATTTCATTATAGAGTGAGCTTCCAACAAACGCCtatatttagacacaaataacaatgttaataataataattatttatttaatttatatagcgcttttcattacagAAGATAATCTCAAAGCAcataaaaagcaaaacaaacaaCTAATTAAAATTGATATGGTACAGATGGAGATTGAATGTCTATATTTGGTTTCAGATGTAAGGCTGGGAGTTGAGGCAGTTCAGGAttagagagacaaagacagtctGACAAACTGGCCCAGAACGCTTCGTCAGTGCACCACATCTGCTTCTCCGACGGTCAGTCCCTCTCCGTGGGTACTAGTCCTGCATTGCCGAACATGTAGCGCCCACCTATGTGAAACCATTGCAGCTGAAAATCGCACAAAAAGCAACTACATATTGGCAGTGGGTAAGAACAGTCCCTGAGCCTCTTCTGCCATCTCTGGACACATCCTGCAGTACTTGTAATACTTCCCGACAGatgaaataattataataataataataattattcatTTATAATTACAATTATAATAACAattaactaataataataataataataataataataataataatagaggaTTATGTAACTAATAACAATGTTCTTTTTCATTTTGATGGTCCCTGACCAAAGAAGATTCATAATTGCATATGCACAACCCGGATGTTATATCAAGACACTTACTATTTCAGCAAATCAGTGTGTAGGACGCTTGACTGAGCTATCTAATGGCCAATGAGATGAAAGTATTTTCTGATAAAGAGAGGGTCATCCAGGAAGAAGGCGGTGACACTTCCTTTCTTGGGCGAGTTGGCAGATAAGAAAAGTGGTACAAGGACGACTGAAGTGAACATGGCCCCCAGCACGCAACGGAATGAAGCTGTGTCCGACGTAAAAAAGGGAATTCGGGCAATCCTGCTCGGACCCCCTGGTGCTGGGAAAGGAACACAGGTGAGTGAGTTATGCTAACTTGCTAAGGAAGTGTAGGAGTGGGAAACCGCTTGGCCAACACTGCCAACTAACTTTATACACCCTGTCCTGAAGTTCATTCTGAAATGGCTTGCATAGATGGCTATCTCTGCTAGCTTGACTAAGTCGCGTGTAATGAATTGGGTAGCTAGATCAGACGAATAAGGAAGTATCATAAAAGTTGTAGCTAGCTCGCTAACCAGTTATGAGCGTCTGTCAAGTTGAATGTAACTAATTCCCTCTTGGCTCCCACTATCTGGTGCTGGCAAGTTTGACTGTTTGCCAAGGTGTTGCAAGATCACAATGTGGTACTCGTCTCTGGAGTCGCATGCCAACCGTTTGTGTGAAGGGTCCTAAAGATAAGAGGGCCCTTTCAACGTCACACTAGGGACTGTATGCTAATCATACTCTCCAGCTGGCCAGAGCCAACTGCTTTCACTTGATCTAACCAGGTTCAATGAAAACGTGTTACCTCTTGACTTCCCTGTCAATAAGCTCAATGTAGTTCCTATTTAATTTCTGGGTGGTCCAGGAGAGCAACAGCTTGTGCAGGGTTTTGTTAGAGGTAATTATGTCAGGTGTGTTTAGGCTGGTACACCCTGCAGCTTCCCACGACCAGAGCTGGGGACTAATGTATTTCCTTACAGTCCTGTATCCATATGTCTTTCATGGCTATAGTGGCTGCATAGCcttgtaaatacacacacacacacacacacactacagtgtgTACTCAATATTGTATTTTCAAAAAAGGAATGTGCACAGGCCGGTACAAGTACTGTAGGGGGCTTTCAGACACATACTTTTGGTCTAGCTTTGACGATCCCAACTATTTAGTCACTCCCCCGAGGGTTTGGTCTTTTTTCCGTTGCGGCACAACCTGAACATCCCAttgaaatgtaaaaacaaaatggcAACATGATTGTGTCCTTGAAACTACAGTATGTGCTATGAAGTGAATTATTCAACACCTAGTTTTGCTTTTCCAAAAGTGTCCCATTCCTTCCCC is part of the Salmo trutta chromosome 34, fSalTru1.1, whole genome shotgun sequence genome and encodes:
- the LOC115173467 gene encoding C-type lectin domain family 4 member E, coding for MSEGIVYADVKFKKQQRTEGKDATASTANDTTHTEISISRTGRNQPSINPNAGDPDSQEGSKVKPSGCDPVRVVLVTLCVLLMGAVIGLGVLFLKHNQELIEQRTCCTITEDKRPLCAHDWMCQGKNCYYFSNDTLTWVESRDKCVSMGGQLVIIDSQDEQKFLDKKVGAIMSNGEDKFWIGLTDQKEEGKWLWVDDTPLDSKYSFWFVAKNGKKEPDDWQGDNKVGKNPDGEDCARMGEKAGTDNGKSWFDVNCGWSHRRICEKKLF